From a single Nakaseomyces glabratus chromosome H, complete sequence genomic region:
- the STE12 gene encoding homeodomain family transcription factor STE12 (CAGL0H02145g~Ortholog(s) have DNA binding transcription factor activity, sequence-specific DNA binding activity) — MMASDDRAVIGNALKSIDELTYFLATAPVNWQPGQVIRRYFLNEELGYISCVFWDNIFYITGTDIIKICIYKMLLFGRVVLQKKKFEEGIFSDLRCLKIGEHASLEQPKSPFLDFLYKNMCVKTQKKQKVFYWFSVPHDKLISDALERDLKRESNGMNQLITTRAVREPALTFKYNRSIAGSVFQQARNYFVLRSRIIFSDVFSTPIDVNRAPNSNQRVTGNPNDLGVNLSSSQDTVETSSQKYAASNQSYSSVHTPIPSSDTTPHTQHADLRNMKPSNDRAVSKTSQVPPKDNETVNISKQQFMPALIDPTTGFFEGVQYYISNMGSKEYMCKQRNTPAVNLNADIKQSSPDNLIEKEEDPHASIQVEGPLRCSCGYSARNTGRSTASSSSSDNSALQSTDDGSDPGILQSRPPPPPSPPPPQFKPEQDPDRGSPTNSASRMGTQVEQKDSFHEYTTSSNEETIRSGVSVAHTQRSGSQFDDGLASAETYDKDDYNIAGRTSGSDHDDYDNHSIESALDIVLPAGTEGNTSSMISTDDEFYSTFMEPFDASKYFLSPMDRMRSGFLISPQSMQPDITFAQDEEQKSQHQLQQHQHPNTHPPQLQHQLQHQRRPRTLRQGKYLKKSIR; from the coding sequence ATGATGGCAAGCGATGACCGTGCAGTAATAGGCAATGCATTGAAAAGTATAGATGAGCTGACATATTTCTTAGCCACCGCACCTGTAAATTGGCAACCGGGCCAAGTTATTAGACGTTATTTCCTAAACGAAGAGTTAGGCTACATATCGTGTGTCTTTTGGGACAATATATTCTACATCACAGGCACAGatataatcaaaatctGTATATACAAGATGCTGTTATTTGGACGGGTTGTTttgcagaagaagaagtttgAAGAAGGGATATTTTCTGACTTAAGGTGTTTGAAGATAGGTGAGCATGCCTCTTTGGAACAACCAAAGTCTCCATTCCTAGACTTtctatataaaaatatgtGTGTTAAAAcgcaaaaaaaacaaaaggtATTTTATTGGTTCAGTGTACCGCATGACAAGCTAATATCAGATGCGTTAGAAAGAGATCTGAAAAGAGAATCTAACGGCATGAACCAATTGATAACAACTAGGGCAGTTCGCGAGCCAGCACTGACATTCAAATACAATCGTTCTATTGCAGGATCGGTGTTTCAACAGGCACGTAATTATTTCGTTCTAAGATCAAGGATTATATTCAGTGATGTTTTCAGTACACCAATTGATGTCAATAGAGCTCCAAATTCTAATCAACGTGTTACTGGAAACCCTAACGACCTTGGTGTTAATCTTTCTTCATCGCAAGACACAGTTGAAACGAGTAGCCAAAAATATGCAGCATCGAATCAATCATATTCTAGTGTGCATACACCTATACCATCCTCGGATACAACTCCGCATACCCAGCATGCCGATTTGCGTAACATGAAACCAAGCAATGATCGTGCTGTTTCTAAGACGTCGCAAGTACCGCCTAAAGATAATGAAACTGTGAATATATCGAAACAGCAATTTATGCCGGCTCTAATTGATCCCACCACGGGGTTCTTCGAGGGTGTACAATACTATATTAGTAATATGGGTAGTAAAGAATACATGTGCAAACAGAGGAACACACCAGCGGTGAACCTCAACGCCGATATAAAGCAAAGTTCACCTGATAATCTcatagaaaaagaagaggaCCCCCATGCGTCAATTCAAGTTGAGGGTCCCTTGAGATGTAGTTGTGGCTATTCTGCGAGGAACACAGGGAGAAGCACAGCAAGCAGTAGCAGCAGTGACAACAGCGCCTTGCAAAGCACAGATGATGGCAGCGATCCTGGGATATTGCAATCGAGACCGCCGCCTCCTCCGTCACCACCGCCCCCGCAGTTCAAACCAGAACAAGATCCTGACCGAGGCAGTCCTACTAATTCTGCGTCTCGTATGGGCACACAGGTCGAGCAGAAGGACAGTTTCCATGAGTACACGACGAGCTCCAACGAGGAGACCATCCGCTCGGGTGTTTCGGTAGCGCACACGCAAAGGTCCGGCAGCCAGTTTGACGATGGCTTAGCGAGCGCAGAAACATATGACAAGGACGACTACAACATCGCGGGCCGCACCAGTGGCAGCGATCACGACGATTACGACAACCACAGCATTGAATCAGCACTGGACATAGTACTACCCGCAGGGACAGAGGGCAACACCTCAAGCATGATCAGCACCGATGACGAGTTCTACTCCACTTTCATGGAACCCTTTGACGCCAGCAAGTACTTCCTCTCTCCCATGGACCGCATGCGCTCGGGATTCCTCATATCCCCGCAGTCCATGCAGCCAGACATCACCTTCGCACAGGACGAGGAGCAGAAGAGCCAGCACCAGCTCCAACAGCACCAGCACCCAAATACACACCCGCCCCAGCTCCAACACCAGCTCCAACACCAACGCAGACCACGCACCTTAAGACAAGGCAAGTACCTAAAGAAGAGCATACGATAG